In the Alligator mississippiensis isolate rAllMis1 chromosome 7, rAllMis1, whole genome shotgun sequence genome, one interval contains:
- the LOC132251670 gene encoding olfactory receptor 14A16-like: DIGSISVIVPKSMANSILNTRLISYSGCVTQVFLVLFFIPADLAILTIMAYDRYIAICKPLHYATVMNRRACLQMAATAWSTALLYSALHMGNTFRLPFCHSNIVNQFFCEVPQLLRISFSEVFTSEIQIIIFGACLSAGCIVFIFVSYIQIFTTVLRIPSEQGRHKAVSTCLPHLIVVTLLVSTALIAHVKPTSGSPSALDLVVSVLYSMIPP; encoded by the coding sequence gacatcggatccatctctgtcattgtccccaaatccatggccaattccatactgaacaccaggctgatttcctattcgggatgtgtcacccaagtttttctTGTCCTCTTTTTCATTCCAGCAGACCTtgccatcctcaccatcatggcttacgaccgatacatcgccatctgcaaaccactgcactatgcgacagtgatgaacaggagagcttgtctacAAATGGCAGCCACGGCCTGGAGCActgctcttctgtactctgccctgcacatggggaacacctttaggctgcccttctgccactccaacattgtcaaccagttcttctgtgaagtcccccagctccttaggatttctttctcagaggtgtttactagtgaaattcagattattatctttggtgcatgtttaagtgctggttgcattgtgtttatatttgtgtcttatattcagatattcactactgtactgagaatcccctctgagcagggccggcacaaagcagtttccacctgtcttccccacctcattgttgtcacCTTGCTGGTTAGCACTGCTCTGATCGCCCAtgtgaagcccacatctgggtccccatcagctctggacctcgtggtgtctgttctctattccatgatcccacca